TTTGACATGACTGAACTGGTTTAATCCCTGTTTTGGCATGCTTGCTAATTGTCAGACTTTGATTTTTTTCCGAAACTCAGAAACTGAGACAAAACTAGCACTTAGTAGTCCGGTTGCCATTTTTATTTGAAGAAAAAATGCCAACAAATTTCTAGAaatcataaaaattagaaaaataaatttgattattttgaaaCTCGGAAATCACTTATCCTCAACTTCACCATCTTTGCTTGCAGCTTGCAGCTACTTGTTGCCACTCACTGCCGGCCATCAACAACACTACTTGTTTCAGTTGTTAGCTACCATCACTTGCTGCAGTTGTCAATTATTATCGTCCAATACCAGTGCCCTCGTAGCCATCATCACTATATTCACCATTAAACAAATActgagatttttattttttaaaaaaaattgtttttaattttgataaaactgaaatcatGCGAAATACTAAGTAATAATTTATTGTGGAAATGATTTTGTAAAACTGAAGTTTATAGGATGTTTTGGGCAATTTTTTCTTAGATCTAAAATGAGGTAGTCACCATAGGCGGAGTGAGGAGACCACTTCAAATAGACGGTGCGCTTCTTATATGAAACGTTTTTGCAATGGTTCAACAATACATATCGTTGCTTACAATGAAGGTCATAACTAGTATTTGAAAGGGGTGTGATGGGACTAGTTCGAAGAAGCTGCACGCGTTATTGCACTCAAGGCCCTACAGTTTAACGATATTGTATCTATGTTCTTAATTTGAATAGCTTCCTTTGGACTTTGGTCCATCGAGGGGCTCTTAAACCCTAAGATCTGCAAATCAGGCTTGGCCAGCCACCATAGAGGACCGATGAACGCTCGGGAAGATCAGGGCAAAGAACTTTGCCTTCCAACAGTTCGGTCTCTTTGTCCTCCGCTCAAGGATGcatttttgaactttttttttttttcatcttttgatgaacttatcTGGTAATCACTTCCAAAAATATTTCACTAATTTGCAGGGAGCTGAAAACACAAAAGCAACAAAACTATGGAAGAAGCCATAAAATTTTGAAGCATGTTCCAATaagatctattgcttttttCCTTTGCACAAAATTTAGGACTggacttttattttttcttctctatTAACTGCCTCAATTTGATCTTCTCTTGCGTTAAGTTTAATTAACAGGGTTCCACAGTTTGGTAACTAATTTTTCTAAGTTAGGGCTGTAACTTGATTCTGGACGTGAACACGTCGACGAATAGGTTGGCTATGCGTCCAGAGTTGGATTGATGGAAGATGTTGGATTGGATTTAACTTTGTTTTGTGATCTCGAAGAAAACTCTAGCATCGTTTTGTTACCATGCATAACTAAGATTGTATAAAATGGAAGATCAACCCCAGTATTGGCTTCACTGATACAACCAAGAAAATCAGGAAAAGAAGCAtattaatcaaaattttaacTTGTCTACATATCCACTCTCTAGAAAGAGATGATGAAGAGGAAGCAAGTGAAACAATTTTTGTGGCTTGGAATTTTGGCCCATGCTTGACTTGACCTGATTTAAACTTTAGATTAAGGCTTGGCACTCCAGTCCATCTCTTGGAGCTTTCATTAtgttattttttaaagaaaggaCATTATATTTGTGTTATTCCAGAACAAATTAGGTCAGCCTGGGAAGGTCCCTCGTTTGCAGCAGGGCAGAGTGCAGAACATGACAGCAGAAAGTAGCTCTCCAGATATTGAACCATGGATCTGGACTATAAACTCCAACTGTCCAGTCCTTTGGATCAGAATAGCCAAGCAACACATTTTGCTGGGACAAAAAATCTGTGATTTCTTGATAGTGATGTAGCTGGCTGTGCTTATGTGAGAGCAGTTTGAGTAGCCGatccacacacacaaaaaaaaaaccctataaCTACAACTGCTTCTTAAATAATTTGCAACTAAATTGTCCACTCCTCTAGATCTGAATGGCCAAACTTGCAACTACAACTACACCTCAAGTAACTTTTAGCTGACATTAccggttctcttttttttgacaCGTTTTCTCTTGCGCCTATCTTAAATATGGAGTCCGTCAATTtcataacttaaaaaaaaatctattaagaAGATTCTCCTCCTGCGTTTGCATAGTAGGCGGTACGTGACATTATAGTTTGTTTTATAAGATTATAGTTCAAAAAATAATGAATGCTTTCAGAGAATTATTTCTTTGTCATAGTTTGTCGTCATATAGTTTGTGATCCAGCATCCTAGAAGCTCACTCATTGAATTACATGATTCAGTCCAATTATAATATTTACTTGTTATacctaggggtgcaaatgggtcgggtcgggtcgggtcctaggtgaccccgatccgacctggttttttgttcgggtcccaattttggacccggacccgacccggttgaagatcgggtcgggtcgggtcgggtccgagtcggattcgggtcgggttcgggtccgatcgggtctaatttttttgtgcttttgggaaaaaatttgggcaaatctaatttggtcatatcataattatgaggtgctgggtgacccatgacttgaaagacttgcaattgagctccagtcagaacagatgacccatgacttactaactaagtcggtctacaagccaaatttcatatcacactattttttatctgtatgactgattggacggaactcggtgtctcccagctcccctctcacgaggacaaaaaaaatcccagaccttcttccaaaatccaattccattacagaaaactggcacatgacccatattcagttgcagtgttccctcactttctcccttcaaagttcaaaagttaaaagaaacaaaaaccaaaaaacagaaggaaaaaaaaaaaaggcagctaccgagacaccagaggtctcaacagtgtaatagatcgagagagaatcctgacgggccgacgttcctttggattctgtgaacctatgcttgttgctaacttgctatcctcccacactgaccaacagtaccacaacccacgccaaaaaaaaaaaaaagaaaaagaaaaagaaaagactttcttttgcttttcctctctctctcttcgggtccattcgggtcaggtcgggtcgggtccgtttggtaaacccagacccgatccagaaaatgattcgggtccaattttaggacccgacccggacccgcgggtcctaaaattcgggtcgggtcgggtctacgcgggtcgggtcggatcgggtcacgggtcgacccgacccatttgcagccttagttaTACCAGGATATTTTTGGACTTAAAATTGATTGACCAagacttctttagttaatttttgGTAAGACAGAAGACGTCGGGAAGTGTTTGGACTATCAGACAACTGCAAATCTAACCTGAGAATAGTGTCATTCTTAGTCACATAAATCAATGTATCATCACCTTGTCCTCCATGTAAAGTTCTTTCAAAAAGCCTTTTATTTTTGAACTATGATTCATAAGAGCTACCTCGAATAGTTAGGTCACTGGTAGGCTTTAATTACCAAGGTAACTCAAGATGGATCCAAGTGATCCGAGAACCTTACAAATCCAATCGATTTGCACCCATAACCACGTGAAACTCGGCATTTCCTGAATCACAAACACACATAACAATCGGATCAGAGGGAAACTATTTTGCCATCGGTCTTAAAGGCTATGGCATATGGGGCCATCACAAACAGGCTGTTTGATTGCGGTCTGCACGATAAATCTATATCGCAACATGATGGGCAATATGATTCAGTCTTAAAGTGGTTTTTGTTAGTATGATAATGATATGTTAACCTAAATACAAGGGGAGGTTCATCTATGAGACTATGAAACGCGAGGCATTGCAAGTATAATTAATTCTTTGCACGGTGAGGGGGGAACAAGATGCTTAGGATTCCTTGACTTTCACAGAACCGTCCATGTTGGATCCACAATAACATAATAATTATTGACCAAGTATTGTAAATATTTATATGCCACGTTGGATTTCAGAATATGCCATGTAAATCCGCTCGCGTATTTCTTCAAACCATCTTCTTTATAATGGAGAGTAAAAATTCACCGTTTCGATGCCGAACTCCGTACTGATGCCATACTAATACAATATAAGTACGGTacgatatgatttttttttaacatataaAATATTGGTACATTATTCATATTGAGATACCAAAttagtatggtatggtacattGTATATCATCTAGTTTGGATGGGcgggcaattttttttttttttaaagaaaaaaccgTAAACCAGGCGAAAAAGGAATGGTCTAATGACCCTTTTCCGGTACCATCGCTGCCGAATCGGAACATGCCACGTCATCCCAGTATTgaacttctaattgatttgcaaCCGTGTTTGCTGTTCCATTGAAGAACAACCAGCATGCTGCCATACCTGTAAGGGGACGGGGATCGCCACCGGGACGCGGTGGAGGAAGCTAGGAGCCGCTGGGGGGGCGCCCGGAAGAAGCCCAAAATCGCTCATTTTCTTCCTCACCACCAGTTTTCTCGCGGCCTGGGGGAAGtagaaaggaggaggaaaagagatTGGATCTCGCCGGTATTTGCGTTCTCTTGCCGGAATCTGACCAGAATCTTGGGTAAGATTGGGACCTTCTTCTCCGATTCGATCCATCtagttctcctcctctctcgctTGCTCGCTCGCTAGATCTGGTTCCGAATCCCGTTCATTCACAAGGTCTTCCTGTCTCTTGAGGCGCCTCCCATCCTTGGTCTTCGAGACGGAGGCTGCATTGTGGCGGGCGTGCGGGGTTTCTCTTGGCTTGCAGTTttttttccgaaaagaaaaccCTGAAAACATCGTTTATCTTTATACCTGTTTGTTCGGTTCTATAATTGTATCCgaataattttcttttctttaatttcgGATGACTGAGATAACATCTGGTTCGTATATATTTGCTGCTTTATGTCACTTAATCTGACTTTCGATTTAAGATTTGTTGGCTTCTAAATTCTCTCTGCCCTCTTTGCTGCCTCTTACGACTTCTTATCATGAGTTTCGCATAAATTATTGAAGGAAACTTTGCCCTGTCCTTACTTGGACTTGATCAGAAGCTTAACGTTCAGTCCTTCACTTTGTTAGCTATGTGGATATGTTGTTCGTTTTATTGTCTGCTTTAAGATTACggaattcagatttgtgtcatagttgttggaaaaaaataaatagataaattcAAACATTTGCAGTGTCACATGGGATATATGTTATAGCCCTTCATAGGAATGCTTGAGGAAGAGGGATTCATGAAGCCAACCATAAGCAGTTTAGTTAAGGCTTCAAGGTCATTCTTATGGTTATTCATGGTTCACCTGGATAAGTGAAAAGAATGTAGTTTAACAGTGTTTTGATCCATTTACTGGGAAATTCAATGGTTTGGCTTCTCATTGATGGATCCAGACTGTTTTTCCTGAAGTGCAAAGCTGCATTCCAGCTAGAGCATAATGATAATTTTCCCTGCTGAATTTCTTTCTTCGAGGGATACCTGCACAGCCTTTTATGCTTTTTCCACCACTGCTTGTCCGCAGCTTTCAATTCCTGTGGGTTTTTGATTCCTCATTAAGACCCGATGATCCTTATGTCTTCTACTGTGCTCGGAAGGGATTGTCCTGAGGCTGGCTAACACCCCCAACTGTGAGTCTCGGTAGGTTTTTGGGTCCTTCACGAGCAAGGAGAACTTCTCTTCATTCATATGCATCAATGCAGAGTTTTGTAGAGGAGATATGTTCTCTAGCAGGACAGGCATATAAATGTAGGTAGTGCATCTTTGTGATACTGatttctactaatttttttttacagcAGGGAAGAAGGAAGCAGTCCACCATGAAGGCACTTATTCTTGTTGGGGGATTCGGTACCCGCCTGCGGCCTTTGACACTCAGTGTCCCAAAGCCACTTGTTGATTTTGCCAACAAACCAATGATCCTGCATCAGGTATGTGCTTTGATTATTCATGTTAATATTTGTATATGAAAGAAGAAAACTGGAATAGCAAGATTTAAggataaaagttttcttttctatatGTACTCGAGTGATTGTTTGAGCTGTTGATCTAACTTCAGCATGTCATGCCTTCGCTTCTATGGGATGCATCACTTACTGCTAGATTAAGAAGATCATTTGTGTGAAATGAAGATTACTACGGGCTTTTCCTTGCTtagtttctatttatttatctttAATTTATATCCGGTCAAAGCATAGTGCTTGAAAATTAACCtttttttcattgttaagaattTATTGCTTCTGAATCAAGTATACGGATCTTTATAGTCAGTTCTTTCTTtctgtaatatatatatatatatatatatatatatatatatatatatatatatatcattattttgcaaACAATCTCTACAGATTTTTGCAGATTTGAATCGCTTTCTTCTTGTACAACATCTATTTTTTACCGGCAGAGGGAAAAATAAGTTGTCAAACTTAACAGATAATTGAAATAAATCCAGTGGTCCATAGATCCTATTTTAAGTCAGTTTTAGTCCGAAGCAAGGGATTCTTAGTTGTTTGTGTGTAACAATTTTGATCAGATTGAAGCTTTGAAAGATGTTGGAGTGACAGAAGTTTTTCTGGCCATCAATTATCAACCAGAGGTAAAAAGCTCGAACCTTCATCTATATCTTCCAGTCCTTTGTATATCTCAGTGGATCATCTGCAGGAAGTTTCCGCACACCCTCATCCAATATCTGTGTCTTTTCAGGTGATGCTTAACTTTTTGAAGGATTTTGAGGATAAGCTTGGCATCAAAATCACCTGCTCCCAAGAGACTGAGCCACTGGGAACGGCTGGTCCCCTGGCTCTAGCTAGGGACAATCTTGTAGATGGATCTGGTGAGCCTTTCTTTGTTCTCAACAGTGATGTCATCAGCGAATACCCATTTTCTGAACTAATCAAGTTCCACAAAGCCCATGGTGGAGAGGCTACAATTATGGTAACCAAGGTAGACTAAGAGTCCTAGAAAGTCGTTCCTCGACCGATTGTTTTTTTCTGTAACCTGATCTTTTTGGTCCTGTAGGTCAATGAACCATCCAAGTATGGGGTTGTGGTCATGAAGGAGGAAACTGGAAAGGTAGATAGATTTGTAGAGAAgccaaaaatatttgttggcAACAAGATCAATGCTGGGATTTACTTGTTGAACCCGTCTGTCATGGACCGTATTGAATTGAGGCCCACCTCAATTGAGAAGGAGGTTTTCCCCAGAATTGCAGCAGATGAAAAGCTTTATGCCATGGTCCTGCCAGGTTTTTGGATGGACATCGGACAGCCAAGGGACTACATCACGGGCCTGAGGCTCTATCTGGATTCTCTGCGTAAGAAATCTCCCTATAAGCTAGCTGTCGGTCCCCATATAGCGGGGAATGTGTTGGTGCATGAGAGTGCTGTTATTGGAGAGGGATGCCTGATTGGACCAGACGTGGCAATAGGACCAGGTTGTGTGGTGGAATCTGGAGTAAGGCTGTCGAGGTGCACTGTGATGCATGGAGTGCGCATTAAGAAGCACGCATGCATCTCCAGTAGCATCATCGGATGGCATTCCACGGTTGGGCGGTGGTCTCGGGTTGAGAACATGACCATCCTTGGAGAGGATGTGCATGTAGGTGATGAAGTATACAGCAATGGTGGTGTTGTTCTCCCTCACAAAGAGATCAAATCTAGCATCCTGAAGCCTGAGATTGTCATGTGACAATTTAACATGAATACACAGAGCAGCCGAGGAGATGATCGGATCCTATGGATGTGTCTCGTTCCTGTTCTTTTTCCTTCCCTCTGCAAGTGTCATCGGTGTGGCATCAGTCGGTCTATTAGGATGgatatatgttttattttaGAGCTGGGTGATGAAAGCGAGTTTTGGGCTAGGACTTTGGTTTGAGTCTGGAGATAGAAATATGCTATATTAAACATTGAAGTTTAGTGTTTTATTTTGTCATCAGATGTTTGATATGTATCGCTTGATTTATTGTTCTTTTACCTCTTCTTCAAGAATAAAAACATGGAGAATAGTCATTTTTCTCTTCTCAGGAAAATCATTTGCCATTACATTCTTGAAGCCTGTTGTCAGGTAGGATATGCCTCATGGATAGAGCATTGTATTTTATTATGATATACAGGCAGAATATAAAATATTCCTCAGAGCAATGGCATTCAGCACCTATCTTGGCGATAGGGTGGTAGTGACAGTGCGAAAGGGAAGCTCTCTGTGTGCTGCTGGTAGCTATCCATCTTGCCGCCAGTCTTTTTTAGTAGTAGCGAGGAACAAGCAAAGGCATCGCGGAGAGGATGGCAAGATGGGGGAACAAAGGGATTTGGCAGCGGAGGCTGGCCTACCACGTGCACCCACGGAAGAGAATGGGGGTGAGGGTCCACCGCTGGGGCGATCCGaattcaataaaaaaggatgggCTGGTCGACCATAAAAACATAGTCAGGTGGAATCACATTCCCTGGGCCCAGGCCGAGAAACCTTCAACTAAGAATCGGGTATTTTGATCAATTGCGGGCGATATTTAGATCCTTGAGCTCATGGATGGAAAATTCCTGCTAGTGGTTGTTGGCACTTGGGGTTGCACTTAGGGCCCTTGGCTTTGCAAACTTCTTATGATTTATAACAGGGTTACTCTGGCTTAGTTAGCCAACAATAGCAGGGTTTCCCATCTTTACAAATGACCATGAGGCATGGTATTTTACTCTCATCCATGCTTTCAGTGACTTGACCTACACAAATGGCGTTTAAGATAAATTTAGAAACTATATAATGCATCTAAAGTTGG
The Phoenix dactylifera cultivar Barhee BC4 chromosome 3, palm_55x_up_171113_PBpolish2nd_filt_p, whole genome shotgun sequence DNA segment above includes these coding regions:
- the LOC103715691 gene encoding probable mannose-1-phosphate guanylyltransferase 1 isoform X2, yielding MKALILVGGFGTRLRPLTLSVPKPLVDFANKPMILHQIEALKDVGVTEVFLAINYQPEVMLNFLKDFEDKLGIKITCSQETEPLGTAGPLALARDNLVDGSGEPFFVLNSDVISEYPFSELIKFHKAHGGEATIMVNEPSKYGVVVMKEETGKVDRFVEKPKIFVGNKINAGIYLLNPSVMDRIELRPTSIEKEVFPRIAADEKLYAMVLPGFWMDIGQPRDYITGLRLYLDSLRKKSPYKLAVGPHIAGNVLVHESAVIGEGCLIGPDVAIGPGCVVESGVRLSRCTVMHGVRIKKHACISSSIIGWHSTVGRWSRVENMTILGEDVHVGDEVYSNGGVVLPHKEIKSSILKPEIVM
- the LOC103715691 gene encoding probable mannose-1-phosphate guanylyltransferase 1 isoform X1; the protein is MKALILVGGFGTRLRPLTLSVPKPLVDFANKPMILHQIEALKDVGVTEVFLAINYQPEVMLNFLKDFEDKLGIKITCSQETEPLGTAGPLALARDNLVDGSGEPFFVLNSDVISEYPFSELIKFHKAHGGEATIMVTKVNEPSKYGVVVMKEETGKVDRFVEKPKIFVGNKINAGIYLLNPSVMDRIELRPTSIEKEVFPRIAADEKLYAMVLPGFWMDIGQPRDYITGLRLYLDSLRKKSPYKLAVGPHIAGNVLVHESAVIGEGCLIGPDVAIGPGCVVESGVRLSRCTVMHGVRIKKHACISSSIIGWHSTVGRWSRVENMTILGEDVHVGDEVYSNGGVVLPHKEIKSSILKPEIVM